The following proteins come from a genomic window of Aspergillus luchuensis IFO 4308 DNA, chromosome 3, nearly complete sequence:
- a CDS encoding dual specificity protein phosphatase family protein (COG:V;~EggNog:ENOG410PN3R;~InterPro:IPR029021,IPR020422,IPR000340;~PFAM:PF00782;~go_function: GO:0008138 - protein tyrosine/serine/threonine phosphatase activity [Evidence IEA];~go_process: GO:0006470 - protein dephosphorylation [Evidence IEA];~go_process: GO:0016311 - dephosphorylation [Evidence IEA]) produces MAQPYHPAELPMSHSANAHYTATQEYSSRKSSQQPSVYTWSPLGVGNSNLRDTDNPAVHQFPEGEFVPSGFFDKVDINLFKDTLSQSVDWRYEKRRQVHQILPFLYLGPWSCLADRDWLNQEGITLLLGIRHSQLAKAGLLSGAKAAAALNIMTASVDYQDNQELISNIPDVIYGINEHIASSVPLGLSRSIEKKVLVFCETGNQSSALVVMAYLMVMLNISPMKALDLVQSQRLSVIVDGPASQLLLAFEAIIVAKRDVERVRRASILDTSASLKKRINSRDTDDMDIDEIEFWDLERKPLAPFQDRSTD; encoded by the coding sequence ATGGCTCAACCATACCATCCGGCGGAGCTTCCCATGTCCCATAGCGCCAACGCCCACTACACTGCAACTCAAGAGTATAGCTCGAGGAAATCAAGCCAGCAGCCTTCAGTATACACGTGGTCGCCGCTCGGGGTGGGGAACTCAAACCTCCGTGACACTGATAACCCTGCCGTGCATCAATTCCCTGAGGGGGAGTTTGTTCCATCTGGGTTCTTCGACAAGGTCGACATAAATCTCTTTAAAGATACCCTCTCTCAAAGTGTGGACTGGAGATACGAGAAGCGCAGACAGGTTCATCAAATACTTCCATTCCTATACCTGGGGCCCTGGAGCTGCCTCGCGGATAGAGATTGGCTTAATCAAGAGGGAATCACCCTGCTCCTAGGCATCCGACATAGTCAATTGGCCAAGGCGGGTCTTCTTTCTGGAGCCAAGGCAGCCGCCGCGCTTAATATTATGACAGCCTCTGTTGATTATCAAGATAATCAAGAACTCATTAGCAATATTCCTGATGTAATTTACGGCATCAATGAACACATCGCGTCCTCGGTTCCCCTCGGCTTGAGCCGGAGCATCGAAAAGAAGGTTCTTGTATTCTGTGAAACAGGCAACCAATCGTCggctttggtggtgatggcctATCTGATGGTGATGCTCAATATCAGTCCAATGAAGGCCTTGGATCTAGTCCAGTCGCAGCGATTGAGTGTAATCGTGGACGGGCCGGCGTCGCAGTTACTGTTGGCATTCGAAGCTATCATCGTGGCCAAACGGGATGTCGAAAGAGTGCGCCGAGCCAGCATCCTGGATACATCAGCTTCCTTGAAGAAGCGAATCAACAGCCGAGATACCGACGACATGGATATTGATGAGATCGAGTTTTGGGATCTGGAGAGAAAACCGCTGGCACCGTTCCAAGATCGTTCTACCGACTGA
- a CDS encoding uncharacterized protein (COG:S;~EggNog:ENOG410PXUI): MQLRKSIRPPERFNQDQFYSPCTQRSLRVPQSQDCIHSTPFDPNLPPAAFPTLDHPSPPSLRDKERGHWKGQEADLSKRPRGQEKDDECTENKRVRGVDTGVQIRPPASGQNCILDNGDFDPVYRRNMTILANVGREPSIERYLMDSDMDVAMNDAPDEEDIEVR; the protein is encoded by the coding sequence ATGCAACTTCGCAAGAGCATTCGCCCACCAGAGCGCTTCAACCAAGATCAGTTCTACAGCCCATGTACACAGAGATCTTTACGTGTGCCACAAAGCCAAGACTGCATTCATAGCACTCCCTTTGATCCCAATCTACCTCCGGCAGCTTTTCCTACGCTAGATCATCCGTCTCCCCCCAGCCTACGCGATAAAGAAAGAGGACATTGGAAAGGACAGGAGGCAGATCTCTCCAAGCGCCCCAGAGGGCAGGAGAAAGATGACGAATGTACCGAGAACAAGCGTGTGCGTGGGGTAGATACAGGCGTACAGATCAGACCTCCAGCATCAGGTCAAAATTGTATCTTAGACAACGGGGACTTTGACCCGGTCTACAGGAGAAATATGACCATTCTTGCTAATGTTGGTCGGGAGCCATCGATCGAGAGATATCTAATGGACAGCGACATGGATGTAGCCATGAATGATGCCCCTGACGAGGAGGATATAGAGGTACGTTGA
- a CDS encoding BRCT domain protein (COG:L;~EggNog:ENOG410PTJR;~InterPro:IPR036930,IPR036420,IPR008893;~PFAM:PF05406) has product MGKTFKNIHASSFGKFDGLSDKIPQWIRANGGQYSKDISKNLTHMITTKEAFKDNVEAGNLKNQDPFGRKRKGVKAGTAVSRYHIYTDEEARVTYNATLVRLMQGKSCKERYVVRVYESNREPHVYATHLEYSRIGKQQSQLLTPLKADRDFAVTAFKETFKDKTGKEWEGRLDDILPEGKRDTDGKILPPHQNWFYYEDQAGLLSNFLRGVDAPDGDGMVTVKQDYLDASLQGIEHESAQDGNGERPGSDEPIIYTI; this is encoded by the exons ATGGGCAAGACCTTTAAAAACATACATGCCAGCTCATTCGGCAAATTCGATGGACTTTCGGACAAAATACCCCAGTGGATACGGGCCAACGGAGGCCAATATTCCAAGGACATCAGCAAAAACCTCACTCATATGatcaccaccaaagaagCGTTCAAGGATAATGTTGAAGCAG GTAATCTGAAGAATCAGGATCCTTTTGgtaggaagagaaagggcgTAAAGGCCGGGACTGCGGTTT CGAGGTATCACATCTAtacggatgaagaagcgAGGGTGACGTACAATGCTACGCTTGTCCGGTTGATGCAGGGCAAAAGCTGCAAGGAGAGATATGTGGTCAGG GTATACGAGTCTAATAGAGAACCTCATGTCTACGCTACACATCTCGAGTACAGCCGTATTGGCAAGCAGCAGAGCCAACTCCTGACACCGCTGAAAGCAGATCGTGACTTCGCGGTGACGGCGTTCAAGGAGACTTTCAAGGACAAAACAGGTAAGGAGTGGGAAGGGCGACTGGATGATATCTTACCAGAAGGTAAGAGAGATACTGATGGCAAGATACTGCCTCCTCACCAGAATTGGTTCTACTACGAGGATCAGGCTGGGCTGTTGTCAAATTTCCTTCGGGGAGTTGATGCACCCGACGGCGATGGCATGGTGACTGTTAAGCAAGATTATCTAGATGCATCATTGCAGGGCATTGAGCACGAGTCGGCACAGGATGGGAATGGTGAGAGGCCGGGCAGTGACGAGCCGATAATCTATACGATTTGA
- the IMP4 gene encoding snoRNA-binding rRNA-processing protein IMP4 (BUSCO:EOG09263LR1;~COG:A;~EggNog:ENOG410PII8;~InterPro:IPR007109;~PFAM:PF04427): MLRRQARERRDYLYRRALTLRDASIAEKRAQLKASLASGKPLDPSIAEDKSLREDFKYDESITPDNQNKDGDVDLDDEYALTSGIADPRPIVTTSRSPSVRLGTFAKEIRLLLPTSIRLNRGNLVLPDLVSSATAAALTDMILVHEHRGTPTAMTISHLPHGPTASFSLHNVVLRADIPNAARGTVSESYPHLIFEGFKTKLGLRVVQILKHLFPPRETGKVGNRVVSFVNKEDNIEVRHHVFVKTGYRDVELAEVGPRMTMRLFEIRGGTLEKGSSGDVEWALTQYTRTSKKKDYL, translated from the exons ATGTTG CGTCGTCAAGCCCGTGAGCGTCGCGATTATCTGTACCGGAGAGCTCTCACTCTCCGCGATGCCTCCATTGCTGAAAAGCGAGCCCAGCTGAAGGCATCGCTGGCCTCCGGAAAACCCCTCGACCCCTCCATCGCTGAAGACAAATCGCTGCGCGAAGATTTCAAGTACGATGAATCCATCACCCCGGATAACCAGAACAAGGATGGCGACGTCGATCTCGATGATGAATATGCCCTCACCTCCGGCATCGCCGACCCCCGTCCTATCGTGACAACCTCTCGCTCCCCTTCTGTCCGTCTGGGCACTTTCGCTAAGGAGATCcgtctgcttcttccaaCCTCCATTCGCTTGAACCGTGGTAACCTCGTTCTTCCGGACTTGGTTTCAAGCGCAACTGCCGCTGCGCTGACCGACATGATTCTCGTGCACGAACACCGTGGTACGCCCACTGCGATGACAATCTCCCACCTTCCCCATGGACCGACCGCTAGCTTCTCCCTGCATAACGTTGTTCTCCGTGCGGATATCCCTAATGCCGCTCGCGGAACTGTGTCGGAGAGCTACCCTcacctcatcttcgaagGTTTCAAGACCAAGCTGGGTCTTCGTGTGGTTCAGATTCTGAAGCATCTGTTCCCCCCGCGTGAGACCGGCAAGGTTGGAAACCGTGTCGTCAGCTTCGTGAACAAGGAAGACAACATTGAGGTCCGTCATCACGTGTTCGTCAAGACCGGATATCGGGATGTTGAGCTGGCGGAAGTTGGTCCTCGTATGACCATGCGACTGTTCGAGATCCGCGGTGGAACCTTGGAGAAAGGTTCTAGTGGTGATGTTGAATGGGCTCTTACCCAGTACACCAGgacgagcaagaagaaggattaTCTGTGA
- a CDS encoding putative regulator of nonsense transcripts (COG:A;~EggNog:ENOG410PHFX;~InterPro:IPR041677,IPR018999,IPR027417,IPR041679, IPR014001,IPR040812;~PFAM:PF18141,PF13245,PF13087,PF04851,PF13604;~go_component: GO:0005737 - cytoplasm [Evidence IEA];~go_function: GO:0003677 - DNA binding [Evidence IEA];~go_function: GO:0004386 - helicase activity [Evidence IEA];~go_function: GO:0005524 - ATP binding [Evidence IEA];~go_function: GO:0008270 - zinc ion binding [Evidence IEA];~go_process: GO:0000184 - nuclear-transcribed mRNA catabolic process, nonsense-mediated decay [Evidence IEA]), whose amino-acid sequence MAALGDDRLPPEMDDAASQFRPRRHDDDDEASGDDDVESTTSAQAADNKHHQGHFEEEKELPPHACAYCGIHNPSSVVKCLACSKWFCSARGNTSSSHIVNHLVRARHKEVQLHPASSLGDTILECYNCGTKNVFLLGFIPAKSDTVVVLLCRQPCAAMPSSKDMNWDTSRWQPLIEDRSFLPWLVAAPSDQEQLRARHLSPQLIAKLEEMWKENSQATFSDLEKATAVDDEPAPVLLRYDDAFQYQNIFGPLVKIEADYDRKLKESQSQDGLIVRWDLGLNNKHLASFILPKLELGDVKLAVGDEMRLKYTGELRPKWEGVGYVIKIPNNQSDEVTIELRAKGDHKSVPTECTHNFTADYVWKSTSFDRMQLAMKTFAVDEMSVSGYIFHRLLGHEVAAAPMKTQMPKKFSVPGLPELNGSQINAVKSVLQRPLSLIQGPPGTGKTVTSATIIYHLAKINGGQVLVCAPSNVAVDQLCERIHRTGLKTVRVTAKSREDVESPVGFLSLHEQVRINDTNIELIKLNQLKAELGELSSQDEKRLKQLTRSAEREILNNADVICCTCVGAGDPRLAKLKFRTVLIDESTQSAEPECMIPLVLGCKQVVLVGDHQQLGPVIMNKKAAKAGLNQSLFERLVILGCSPIRLNVQYRMHPCLSEFPSNMFYEGSLQNGISSFERLRRDVDFPWPIADNPMMFWSNLGNEEISASGTSYLNRTEATNVEKIVTRFFKAGVQPQDIGIITPYEGQRSYIVSSMQANGTFKKEHYKEIEVASVDAFQGREKDFIILSCVRSNDHQGIGFLSDPRRLNVALTRAKYGLAILGNPKVLSKHPLWNCLLQHFKERHCLVEGPLSNLQESLIQFSRPKQAYRGPQRFQMAYNHASNVTSGLMNGRNGHRNDFHDTGSVVGYIPDDVSSVHSSALGGVGIPSGYPPMFQNFADSWPALPGARRANGNRMKGAPSIAGESVAATESDVTGSIIDGKSVDQGGVSLAGLSINDMGKQPSLSQSDRLKRYVESGGREPYKPGVPDNGSIFGGSSASIRVTRGVPGHIHDDDDTRSVSTAFASQVGGNYD is encoded by the exons ATGGCGGCACTTGGCGATGACAGGCTTCCGCCGGAGATGGACGACGCAGCTTCCCAGTTCCGCCCGCGGAGacatgacgatgacgatgaggctTCAGGAGACGACGATGTAGAGAGCACAACTAGTGCTCAGGCAGCCGACAACAAGCATCATCAGGGTCactttgaggaggagaaggaactcCCGCCACATGCTTGCGC GTATTGCGGAATTCATAACCCGAGCAGCGTAGTCAAGTGCCTGGCCTGCAGCAAGTGGTTTTGCAGCGCCCGTGGTAACACTTCATCCTCCCACATTGTCAATCACCTCGTTCGAGCACGCCACAAGGAAGTTCAGTTGCATCCGGCCTCGTCGCTTGGAGATACGATATTGGAATGCTACAATTGCGGAACCAAGAACGTTTTCCTGCTTGGATTCATCCCAGCCAAGTCTGACACGGTTGTCGTGTTGCTATGCCGTCAACCATGCGCCGCTATGCCATCTTCCAAAGATATGAACTGGGACACTTCGCGCTGGCAACCATTGATTGAAGACCGTTCGTTCTTGCCATGGTTGGTTGCTGCCCCTTCCGACCAGGAGCAGCTCCGCGCTCGCCACCTTAGTCCGCAGTTGATTGCTAAGTTGGAAGAGATGTGGAAGGAAAATTCCCAAGCGACTTTCTCGGATTTAGAGAAGGCCACGGCTGTGGACGATGAGCCAGCACCCGTGCTTCTGCGTTATGATGATGCCTTCCAGTATCAGAACATCTTTGGGCCTCTGGTCAAGATTGAGGCCGACTACGACCGCAAATTGAAGGAATCTCAGTCGCAGGATGGATTGATCGTACGCTGGGACCTTGGTCTTAACAACAAGCATCTGGCTAGCTTCATTCTGCCCAAGCTTGAACTTGGCGATGTTAAGTTGGCTGTGGGAGATGAGATGCGCCTCAAGTATACCGGTGAACTGCGGCCCAAGTGGGAAGGTGTTGGATATGTCATCAAGATTCCCAACAACCAGTCTGATGAGGTGACGATCGAGTTGCGAGCAAAGGGTGATCATAAGTCTGTGCCTACAGAGTGCACACACAATTTCACGGCCGACTACGTCTGGAAGTCTACATCCTTCGATCGTATGCAGCTGGCCATGAAGACTTTTGCCGTGGATGAGATGAGTGTCTCCGGTTACATCTTCCATCGCCTTCTCGGACACGAAGTCGCCGCCGCGCCGATGAAGACCCAAATGCCGAAGAAGTTCAGCGTTCCGGGACTTCCTGAACTAAACGGTAGTCAGATCAACGCTGTGAAGAGCGTGCTGCAGAGACCTTTGAGTTTGATTCAGGGACCTCCGGGAACGGGAAAGACTGTCACCTCTGCTACGATCATCTACCACCTTGCGAAGATCAACGGTGGTCAGGTATTGGTGTGCGCCCCCTCGAACGTTGCGGTCGACCAACTTTGCGAGCGTATCCACCGAACAGGTCTGAAGACTGTACGTGTGACAGCTAAATCACGAGAGGATGTTGAATCGCCGGTtggcttcttgtccttgcaTGAGCAAGTCCGCATCAACGATACCAACATCGAACTCATCAAGCTCAATCAGCTCAAGGCCGAGCTTGGAGAATTGTCCAGTCAAGATGAGAAGCGACTGAAACAACTAACTCGCTCAGCGGAGCGCGAGATCCTGAATAACGCTGACGTTATCTGCTGTACTTgcgttggtgctggtgatcCTCGTCTGGCGAAGCTCAAGTTCCGTACCGTCTTGATTGACGAATCGACGCAGTCGGCTGAGCCAGAGTGTATGATTCCCTTGGTCCTTGGATGCAAGCAAGTCGTCCTTGTCGGTGATCACCAACAGCTGGGACCTGTTATCATGAACAAGAAGGCAGCTAAGGCAGGTCTGAACCAGTCACTCTTTGAACGTCTCGTCATTCTTGGCTGCTCCCCTATCCGTCTGAACGTTCAGTACCGTATGCACCCATGCCTGTCGGAGTTCCCATCGAACATGTTTTATGAAGGTTCTCTACAGAATGGTATCTCTTCGTTTGAGCGTCTCCGCCGTGATGTCGACTTCCCCTGGCCCATTGCCGATAACCCTATGATGTTCTGGTCGAATCTGGGTAATGAGGAGATTTCGGCCTCAGGAACCTCTTACCTTAACCGCACTGAAGCGACGAACGTGGAAAAAATTGTCACCCGCTTCTTCAAGGCTGGAGTCCAGCCCCAGGATATTGGTATCATCACTCCTTATGAGGGTCAGCGCAGCTACATTGTTAGCTCCATGCAAGCTAATGGCACCTTCAAGAAGGAACACTACAAGGAGATTGAAGTGGCCTCAGTCGATGCCTTCCAGGGTCGTGAGAAGGACTTCATTATCCTCTCTTGTGTTCGTTCCAACGACCACCAGGGCATTGGTTTCCTGAGTGACCCTCGCCGTCTCAACGTCGCTCTCACTCGTGCCAAGTATGGCTTGGCCATTCTTGGAAACCCTAAGGTCTTGTCGAAGCATCCTCTGTGGAACTGTCTCCTGCAGCATTTCAAGGAAAGGCACTGTCTGGTTGAGGGACCCTTGTCTAACCTGCAAGAGTCTTTGATCCAGTTCAGCCGACCCAAGCAGGCATACCGGGGTCCTCAACGCTTCCAGATGGCGTACAACCATGCCTCTAACGTTACGAGCGGGTTGATGAATGGAAGAAACGGTCACCGCAATGACTTCCATGACACCGGCTCGGTGGTTGGTTACATCCCCGATGATGTCTCTTCCGTCCACTCCTCTGCCCTCGGTGGGGTTGGCATTCCTTCTGGGTATCCTCCCATGTTCCAAAACTTCGCCGACTCGTGGCCCGCGCTTCCTGGAGCCCGTCGGGCCAATGGTAACCGAATGAAGGGAGCACCTAGCATTGCCGGAGAATCTGTGGCGGCCACCGAGTCTGATGTTACTGGAAGCATCATTGATGGGAAGAGCGTCGACCAAGGCGGTGTCAGCCTTGCTGGCTTGAGCATCAACGATATGGGCAAGCAGCCCAGTCTCAGTCAGTCTGATCGGCTGAAGCGCTACGTGGAATCCGGTGGCCGGGAGCCTTACAAGCCCGGCGTTCCCGATAACGGCAGCATTTTCGGCGGGAGCTCTGCTAGCATTCGTGTCACTCGTGGTGTGCCAGGCCACATtcatgacgacgatgatacGCGCAGTGTTTCGACGGCATTTGCCAGTCAGGTTGGGGGCAACTATGATTGA
- a CDS encoding putative C2H2 transcription factor (COG:K;~EggNog:ENOG410PMUS;~InterPro:IPR013087,IPR031514) translates to MGDGSDYPSPRSEGPGGPTSVLVTVPDSLSPAPKMNDQLSPNFMEGTRPRLSVRRARDPPKNTAGQIYCDHPECQHSPPTFRRPCEWNKHMDKHDRPYKCMEPGCDKIQGFTYSGGLLRHQREVHKKNINAKKPLMCPYADCNRSTGNGFTRQENLKEHLRRRHMHTENGHASELPIAPSPDLDGTTSLATASAALKRKRESLGDDPATLELPEEEENGVDLRNELKRLRREVQEKDRRLEELERIVAGLQQAIPQTATSQG, encoded by the exons ATGGGTGACGGCTCTGATTATCCTAGTCCACGAAGTGAAGGTCCCGGTGGACCTACCTCTGTTCTCGTCACTGTCCCAGACTCGCTTTCTCCAGCTCCCAAGATGAACGACCAGCTGTCTCCGAACTTCATGGAAGGGACGCGCCCACGACTGTCGGTGAGAAGAGCGCGGGATCCGCCCAAGAACACTGCCGGTCAAATCTACTGCGACCATCCCGAGTGCCAGCACTCGCCCCCAACATTTCGCCGTCCGTGCGAATGGAA CAAACACATGGACAAACACGACCGCCCGTACAAGTGCATGGAACCCGGCTGCGACAAGATTCAAGGTTTTACATACTCTGGCGGTCTGCTGAGGCATCAGCGCGAGGTGCATAAGAAGAACATCAATGCCAAGAAACCCTTGATGTGTCCGTACGCCGACTGCAATCGCAGCACAGGGAACGGATTTACGCGTCAAGAAAACCTGAAGGAGCACCTTCGCCGCCGCCACATGCACACTGAGAACGGACATGCGTCCGAGCTGCCCATCGCCCCGTCTCCCGATCTGGATGGCACCACGTCTCTTGCGACGGCATCCGCAGCCTTGAAGAGGAAACGCGAATCTCTCGGAGATGATCCGGCCACTCTCGAGCTtcccgaggaggaagagaacggGGTGGATCTTCGCAATGAACTGAAGAGGCTGCGTCGTGAGGTCCAAGAGAAGGATCGCCGactggaggagttggaaCGCATCGTGGCTGGACTACAGCAGGCTATTCCTCAGACCGCGACGTCGCAGGGCTAG
- a CDS encoding uncharacterized protein (COG:S;~EggNog:ENOG410PXUI), whose protein sequence is MLQEFDWPTTCHLLGLTAEEREETQQNIRQWNRQAKQEDIQLEDMRERQLKALLRVDNTKSGHNRVPHQGIFSKISRQVSGQLQNQIDSDISMCQASDLLDAKLFLRMRGLDRKYAGEWGNGTSAWQALEDDDIEPCLDDDQRTHQRLVDCAEFDATGLSAQGDENANVPDPDDNCTIQAYEMAKYCPNSERNKYLHKFRFNKPRQCNGDSQPRHKVVYYDPRGSEPCRLSVGAEKAAHVCDTRWRIPKLVSRPWEMPLTSLSFNGPRPILGTFYNTHGNKHDARRSQNAAFVPPTRLPYGSMTDRRAGQTAFSSGPDPRHGSSATEVRKEIPLRSSSGSTYATLSESGKTPSLVIWTPKATPNTAVSTISPDCLPADENKQSPHVTSAPQSPLEAKKVLRESAAQNSGHEVLTEDSRLGTPPKRPVESLVSKENKVHSSKKLSDGDDSSQDSHDNDYDEVVLLPV, encoded by the coding sequence ATGCTCCAAGAATTTGACTGGCCAACCACATGCCATTTACTGGGGCTGACGGCAGAGGAGCGTGAGGAAACCCAGCAGAATATTCGCCAATGGAATCGGCAAGCTAAGCAGGAAGATATACAGTTGGAAGATATGAGAGAAAGGCAACTGAAGGCACTCCTGCGAGTCGACAATACTAAAAGTGGACATAATCGCGTTCCACACCAAGGTATCTTCAGCAAGATTTCCCGTCAGGTTTCCGGACAATTACAGAATCAGATCGACTCGGACATTTCAATGTGCCAGGCAAGTGACTTGCTAGATGCCAAACTGTTTCTGCGCATGCGTGGACTCGACCGCAAATATGCAGGAGAATGGGGTAATGGTACGTCTGCTTGGCAAGCACTTGAAGACGATGACATTGAGCCGTGtctcgatgatgaccagAGGACCCATCAGCGCCTTGTGGATTGTGCAGAATTTGATGCAACAGGTCTCTCAGCACAAGGGGATGAAAATGCTAATGTGCCTGACCCGGATGACAATTGCACGATACAGGCGTATGAAATGGCCAAATACTGCCCGAACTCTGAAAGGAACAAGTACCTACACAAATTCCGTTTCAACAAGCCCAGGCAATGTAACGGAGATTCTCAACCCCGACACAAGGTAGTGTATTATGACCCTCGAGGGAGTGAGCCCTGTCGCCTGAGCGTTGGCGCGGAGAAAGCTGCTCATGTTTGCGATACGAGATGGAGAATTCCCAAGCTGGTATCGAGACCTTGGGAGATGCCTCTGACGAGTCTGTCCTTTAATGGGCCACGACCAATCCTTGGAACATTTTATAATACCCACGGCAACAAACACGACGCAAGGAGGTCCCAGAATGCAGCCTTCGTTCCTCCGACCAGACTTCCTTATGGAAGTATGACTGACAGACGTGCAGGCCAAACCGCCTTTTCATCGGGGCCTGACCCACGACACGGAAGTTCAGCAACAGAAGTACGCAAAGAGATTCCACTCAGATCAAGCAGTGGCAGCACGTATGCTACCTTATCTGAATCAGGAAAAACTCCAAGCCTCGTAATCTGGACCCCCAAAGCCACCCCAAATACAGCAGTATCAACCATAAGCCCTGACTGTCTTCCCGCAGATGAGAACAAACAATCACCGCATGTAACCAGTGCACCGCAGTCCCCACTGGAAGCAAAGAAGGTCCTCAGAGAATCAGCTGCACAGAATTCTGGTCACGAAGTGCTAACTGAGGACTCGAGGCTGGGAACCCCCCCGAAACGTCCAGTCGAATCATTAGTCTCTAAAGAGAACAAAGTGCATTCGTCTAAAAAACTGAGCGACGGAGATGACAGCAGCCAGGATAGCCATGACAACGACTATGATGAGGTGGTACTTCTACCTGTATAG